The following proteins are co-located in the Manihot esculenta cultivar AM560-2 chromosome 9, M.esculenta_v8, whole genome shotgun sequence genome:
- the LOC110622867 gene encoding uncharacterized protein LOC110622867: MATSDAMDDSFRVRVEKIFGPLTSSSPQSSSLQSTLWSLTDDEIERREWRQGGAGTPDRDEIPCSSSFDDLKRDLRRTFRRELQRDLEDEEESNTLRGRGAGTDGEDEWDIRSSIGLDSTLDNEEEEDEYDKVASGRESAGERLYMKNVINQGNRTVLAKSFHGTRDPRANHMAAKIRLTEDEAEAQKFSQYGCDTKVRELHRKPYNESGSQLRSILKRKDNKSDSK; this comes from the exons ATGGCAACCTCAGATGCAATGGACGATAGCTTCAGAGTCCGAGTGGAGAAGATTTTTGGACCATTGACTTCTTCCTCGCCGCAATCTTCGTCTCTTCAATCGACTCTCTGGTCTCTCACTGATGATGAGATCGAGAGAAGAGAATGGAGGCAAGGAGGCGCCGGAACACCTGACAGGGACGAAATACCTTGCTCATCTTCGTTTGATGATTTGAAAAGGGATCTGCGGAGGACTTTTCGTAGAGAGCTCCAACGTGATCTCGAAGACGAGGAGGAGTCCAATACGTTGCGAGGGAGAGGAGCGGGCACGGATGGTGAGGATGAATGGGATATCAGGTCCTCGATTGGCTTGGACAGTACGCTCGATAATGAA GAAGAGGAAGATGAATATGATAAAGTGGCTTCAGGAAGAGAAAGTGCTGGGGAACGTCTTTATATGAAGAATGTTATTAATCAAGGCAATCGTACTGTACTTGCAAAGTCATTTCATGGCACAAGAGATCCACGTGCTAATCATATGGCAGCAAAAATTAGGCTGACAGAAGATGAAGCTGAAGCTCAAAAGTTTTCTCAATATGGCTGTGATACAAAAGTCAGAGAGCTCCATAGGAAACCATATAATGAAAGTGGCAGTCAATTGAGATCTATACTGAAAAGGAAAGATAACAAATCAGATTCCAAGTGA